The Methanothermobacter tenebrarum genome has a window encoding:
- a CDS encoding DUF134 domain-containing protein yields MPRPKRHRRILGKPPIKCFKPDTTSDELIEVTLDEFEAIRLRDYHGIKQKKSAEIMGISQPTFHRIITSARSKIAKALVEGKTIILKGGDYITDKKRYKCLDCQFEWISPKKEYKKCPDCGSENITIIGEDIMPGRIGMQRGRGMRAGPPRACKCIECGYEIPKTPGVPCRSEKCPKCGGIMCAAD; encoded by the coding sequence ATGCCGAGGCCAAAAAGACACAGAAGAATCCTAGGAAAACCACCAATAAAATGTTTCAAACCAGATACAACTTCAGATGAACTAATAGAAGTAACATTAGATGAATTCGAAGCCATAAGACTCAGAGACTACCATGGTATAAAACAGAAAAAATCCGCTGAAATAATGGGAATATCACAGCCCACATTCCACCGCATAATAACATCAGCACGCTCAAAGATAGCAAAAGCCTTGGTTGAAGGCAAAACAATAATCCTAAAAGGAGGTGATTATATAACAGACAAAAAAAGATACAAGTGCCTAGACTGCCAATTCGAATGGATATCCCCCAAAAAAGAATACAAAAAGTGTCCAGACTGTGGATCAGAAAACATAACCATAATAGGAGAAGATATAATGCCCGGAAGAATCGGTATGCAAAGAGGAAGAGGTATGAGAGCCGGGCCACCCAGAGCCTGCAAATGCATCGAATGCGGATACGAAATACCAAAAACCCCAGGAGTGCCATGCAGAAGCGAAAAATGTCCAAAATGTGGCGGAATAATGTGTGCCGCTGACTGA
- a CDS encoding metallophosphoesterase: MEIPLEVPCEVKLVQLSDLHIGSIRGESFLESVKDIVNSLGADAVLITGDLADGSSPIDDSTLKPLKGIKAPIFFVSGNHDTYADRKKVYHLLESMGVTILDNRSIDFMGLQFVGVGYYMQRGILGVLLDQIEFRKDLPTILLHHLPTEWDTAREWGVDLQLSGHTHGGQFYPFNLIVRWMFPYFSGLYENSGSYLYVSEGTGTWGPPMRLGSSNEIVMFKFKS, from the coding sequence GTGGAAATACCTCTAGAGGTTCCATGTGAAGTTAAACTAGTACAACTTTCAGATCTCCATATTGGATCTATAAGAGGTGAAAGTTTCCTAGAGAGTGTGAAGGATATAGTAAACAGCTTAGGAGCTGATGCTGTTCTTATCACTGGAGACCTTGCTGATGGGAGTTCACCCATTGATGATTCCACCTTAAAGCCCCTTAAAGGAATAAAAGCGCCGATATTCTTCGTTTCGGGGAATCATGACACATATGCCGACAGAAAAAAAGTTTACCATCTATTAGAGTCCATGGGCGTGACAATATTAGATAATAGAAGCATAGATTTTATGGGTTTACAATTTGTGGGTGTTGGATATTATATGCAACGCGGGATCCTAGGGGTTCTATTGGATCAAATCGAGTTTAGAAAGGATCTTCCAACTATCTTACTCCATCATCTCCCCACGGAGTGGGATACTGCACGTGAATGGGGTGTTGATCTTCAATTGTCTGGTCACACACATGGTGGACAATTTTATCCCTTCAACCTTATTGTTAGGTGGATGTTCCCATACTTTTCAGGCCTTTATGAAAATTCAGGTAGTTATCTTTATGTATCAGAGGGTACAGGTACTTGGGGGCCTCCTATGCGCCTTGGATCCTCTAATGAGATTGTCATGTTTAAATTTAAATCATAA
- a CDS encoding methanogenesis marker 7 protein: protein MYETLTYVGGVHRHEEMEELIEDLGGFVLQENMLQMDLILTLAVPIDDVEKVKEKARELLGKVKIAPMAGTEIAVVSPTLARHHLPHAACDIAEYLRRYGAKDNMIGLARGAGKGISRISEEEKQLINEHDLAIFALGSFKHCIKEKTHLFEDINVPVVVTGAPKIKVEELPGATAYVSGFGRIPRRLKRGENIRALKKLVRVVEEILDNRRREIAEDPPLVPPIVVKSEIEHQVHAIKNIYSPTPVTSQLDGVRVKLNYERYHKDIEKVKVYDYKLGDIAEIKPSIMYDYILVKLLPETSLV from the coding sequence ATGTATGAAACATTAACTTATGTTGGTGGTGTGCACCGCCACGAGGAAATGGAGGAACTCATCGAAGACCTTGGAGGTTTTGTACTCCAAGAGAATATGTTACAGATGGATCTTATATTAACACTTGCGGTTCCGATAGATGATGTTGAAAAGGTTAAAGAGAAGGCCAGAGAACTCCTGGGGAAGGTTAAGATAGCTCCAATGGCTGGTACAGAGATTGCTGTTGTATCACCCACACTTGCAAGGCATCATCTGCCACATGCAGCTTGTGACATTGCAGAGTATCTTAGAAGGTATGGTGCCAAGGATAACATGATAGGATTGGCTAGAGGCGCTGGCAAGGGAATATCAAGAATATCAGAGGAGGAGAAGCAGCTTATAAATGAACACGACCTTGCAATCTTCGCCCTCGGAAGCTTCAAACATTGCATAAAAGAGAAAACACACCTATTTGAGGATATAAATGTGCCAGTGGTTGTTACAGGCGCCCCCAAGATCAAGGTGGAAGAGCTTCCAGGTGCAACGGCATATGTCAGCGGCTTCGGGAGGATACCAAGACGCCTTAAAAGAGGCGAAAACATAAGAGCCTTGAAAAAACTAGTTAGAGTTGTTGAGGAGATCCTTGATAATAGGAGGAGGGAGATAGCTGAGGATCCTCCATTGGTCCCCCCAATAGTTGTTAAAAGCGAAATTGAACATCAAGTCCATGCCATAAAGAACATATATTCTCCAACACCTGTTACAAGTCAACTTGATGGCGTCCGCGTCAAATTAAATTATGAACGCTACCATAAGGATATTGAAAAAGTTAAGGTATACGATTATAAACTGGGGGATATTGCAGAGATAAAACCTTCAATCATGTATGATTATATTCTCGTAAAACTCCTACCAGAGACCTCCCTAGTCTAG
- the comB gene encoding 2-phosphosulfolactate phosphatase, whose protein sequence is MRISLTHQRSSTEDLSIMVDLLRASTTITVALDKFKKVIPAESVSEALEISKETGGLLAGERGGETIKGFIGNSPLQIQDYNGETLILTTTNGTRILKSLKSKALIGSLINARAVARAAVELANNEIEIIMAGVNGRFAIEDFLTAGEIIYYLRDYELDEFAKAAMIAAHDKRIVDDMILNSSSALKLKKLGFFEDVKFSIQRNISKNVPIYNGKLIKKYKI, encoded by the coding sequence ATGAGGATCAGTTTAACCCATCAGAGATCAAGTACAGAGGACCTTAGTATCATGGTAGATCTACTAAGGGCTAGTACAACGATAACAGTAGCATTAGATAAATTCAAGAAGGTAATACCAGCCGAAAGCGTGAGTGAAGCTCTTGAAATTTCAAAGGAAACCGGCGGATTGCTTGCAGGTGAACGTGGTGGTGAAACCATCAAAGGCTTCATAGGGAATTCACCACTCCAAATACAAGATTACAATGGTGAAACTTTGATCCTCACAACAACTAATGGTACGAGGATACTTAAAAGTTTAAAATCCAAGGCCTTGATAGGATCCCTCATAAATGCAAGGGCCGTGGCCCGTGCAGCTGTTGAACTTGCAAATAATGAAATAGAAATAATAATGGCTGGTGTGAATGGTAGATTCGCTATCGAGGATTTCCTTACAGCAGGAGAGATAATATATTATTTAAGAGATTATGAACTTGATGAGTTTGCAAAGGCTGCGATGATAGCAGCCCATGATAAAAGGATAGTGGATGATATGATACTTAATTCCAGTTCTGCTTTGAAGTTGAAAAAACTTGGATTTTTCGAGGATGTGAAATTTTCCATCCAAAGAAACATCTCAAAGAATGTTCCCATCTATAATGGGAAATTAATAAAAAAATATAAGATATAA
- a CDS encoding TraB/GumN family protein, producing MEIEQLKIIGTAHVSKKSIEEVKEIIRAEKPDVVAVELDIGRYQKLIKEKLGLKDDQQFSVKDLIRGENIGLFLITGLLTYLQNRIGDDLGVKPGSEMLAAIEAAEEIGARIALIDRDIRITMQRIIDSMSLREKLKFSFNILASFFKKDEIEDVESLKSEKTLEEVMEYFKDISPQAYHVLVDERDAYMAKKLLEIPEDKVIAVVGAGHKKGIEYYLQNPEKIPPFSELLSFKQQNSTLRKLLVIVPILLIVPFVLAFISGVNIQGDIFKFIFLTGGFAFIGSLAAGSKLKSALVAFLVAPMTVLHPLLAAGWFAGLMEAKMRNVSFHDLENLNKCGSFHELWCNNLFRVMLVVAGANLGCSIGTFLTIPQIILPMIGKIMGAG from the coding sequence ATGGAAATAGAACAACTTAAGATAATAGGGACAGCCCATGTATCAAAAAAGAGCATAGAAGAAGTGAAGGAGATTATACGCGCTGAAAAGCCGGATGTTGTGGCTGTTGAATTGGATATTGGAAGATACCAGAAACTCATAAAGGAAAAGTTAGGCTTAAAAGATGACCAACAATTCTCAGTTAAAGATTTGATCAGGGGAGAGAACATCGGCCTCTTTCTTATAACCGGCCTTTTAACCTACCTGCAGAATAGGATAGGTGACGATCTAGGTGTGAAGCCAGGCTCCGAGATGTTAGCGGCTATAGAAGCCGCTGAGGAGATAGGTGCAAGGATAGCTCTCATAGACCGGGACATACGCATAACTATGCAGAGAATAATAGATTCTATGAGTTTACGTGAAAAATTAAAATTCTCTTTTAATATCCTCGCATCATTCTTTAAAAAGGATGAAATAGAAGATGTGGAAAGCCTAAAAAGTGAAAAAACCTTAGAGGAAGTCATGGAATACTTCAAGGACATTTCACCCCAAGCATACCACGTACTAGTAGATGAAAGAGACGCCTACATGGCCAAGAAATTACTAGAAATCCCAGAGGATAAAGTGATCGCAGTTGTGGGAGCAGGGCACAAAAAGGGTATAGAATATTACCTTCAAAATCCAGAGAAGATACCTCCATTCAGTGAACTTTTATCCTTCAAGCAGCAGAATTCCACTCTAAGGAAATTATTAGTCATCGTCCCAATATTATTAATTGTGCCTTTTGTCCTAGCATTCATTTCAGGGGTCAACATACAAGGTGATATTTTTAAATTCATATTCTTGACAGGAGGTTTCGCGTTTATTGGCTCATTGGCGGCTGGTTCAAAGCTCAAATCTGCTTTAGTAGCATTCCTTGTAGCTCCGATGACTGTACTCCATCCACTCTTGGCCGCGGGATGGTTTGCAGGGTTAATGGAGGCTAAAATGCGAAATGTAAGCTTCCATGACCTTGAAAATTTGAATAAGTGTGGTAGTTTTCATGAACTTTGGTGTAACAATCTTTTCAGGGTCATGCTTGTTGTTGCAGGTGCGAATCTTGGCTGTAGCATAGGAACTTTCCTCACAATACCCCAGATCATACTCCCTATGATCGGTAAAATAATGGGAGCTGGTTAG
- a CDS encoding DUF1922 domain-containing protein translates to MYLIFRCDCGRALYAREGVKTRRCVCGKTIRVKSRRILGKVESFQDAAYMVRKLQEEKYGLGGFLKKEIK, encoded by the coding sequence ATGTACTTAATATTCAGATGCGATTGTGGAAGAGCACTATACGCGCGTGAAGGTGTTAAAACTCGTAGGTGCGTCTGTGGGAAGACGATAAGGGTTAAAAGTCGTCGGATACTTGGGAAAGTTGAAAGTTTCCAAGATGCGGCTTATATGGTCCGAAAATTACAAGAAGAAAAGTATGGACTTGGCGGATTCTTAAAAAAGGAAATAAAATGA
- a CDS encoding GTPBP1 family GTP-binding protein gives MIKDLKSFTKKGERRNIEFKKALKISYHLNEDRKKQLISQMKYRMEKGKGKAIYLLGVEDDGSLTGLPMEELQESIHVLKVLSQEIGACIEEVNEYPLDDGKVAEVTIGWKNSFKKEHIVIGVAGHVDHGKSTLLGSLTTGILDDGTGKTRIFLDVQKHEIERGLSADLSFAIYGFLDGQPIRLDNPLDKKEKSELMEKCERIISFVDTVGHEPWLRTTIRGIVGQKLDYGLLTVAADQGPTHITREHLGIILAMELPVIVVITKKDLVGEDGIQKVHDKISELLKLVGRIPYKVKGRSDALLVSEKMNQHIVPIIETSSVTGEGLELLDELFLNLKIPENASEDKKPFMMYIDKVYSVKGVGTVVSGTIRQGRVKKGEKLLLGPFHTGEFKEVKVKSIEMHHYQIGCAEPGHIVGISIAGASPQEIERGMILAHPEYNPKAVREFEAEVAILVHPTTIKAGYESVTHIETIAETTILEPLDQEFMSAGDKGKVRMRFKYRPHHVKEGQKLIFREGRSKGIGSITKIIENL, from the coding sequence ATGATCAAGGATTTGAAATCCTTCACCAAAAAGGGTGAAAGAAGGAACATAGAATTTAAAAAGGCCCTCAAAATCTCATATCATCTTAACGAAGACAGAAAAAAGCAATTAATCTCTCAGATGAAATATAGGATGGAAAAGGGAAAGGGCAAAGCGATCTACCTTCTAGGTGTTGAAGATGATGGGAGCCTAACAGGCCTCCCAATGGAAGAACTCCAAGAATCTATCCACGTCCTCAAGGTTTTAAGTCAAGAGATAGGAGCATGTATAGAAGAAGTGAATGAATATCCACTAGATGATGGTAAAGTAGCTGAAGTTACAATAGGATGGAAAAATTCATTCAAAAAAGAACATATTGTCATAGGAGTTGCAGGTCATGTTGACCATGGTAAAAGCACGCTCCTAGGGAGTCTAACAACTGGAATACTTGATGATGGAACTGGAAAAACTCGCATATTCCTCGATGTTCAGAAACATGAAATAGAAAGAGGACTTTCAGCAGACCTTTCATTTGCAATCTACGGTTTCCTAGACGGTCAGCCGATCCGCTTAGACAATCCACTTGATAAAAAAGAAAAATCCGAGCTCATGGAAAAATGTGAAAGGATAATATCCTTTGTCGACACAGTAGGCCACGAACCATGGCTTAGAACAACAATAAGGGGTATAGTAGGCCAAAAGTTAGATTATGGTCTTTTAACAGTCGCCGCAGACCAGGGACCTACACATATCACAAGGGAACACCTGGGGATAATCCTAGCAATGGAATTACCCGTAATAGTAGTTATAACAAAAAAAGACCTAGTAGGAGAAGATGGAATCCAAAAAGTCCATGATAAAATATCAGAATTGCTCAAACTCGTGGGTAGGATCCCCTACAAGGTCAAAGGCAGGTCAGACGCCCTGCTAGTATCAGAGAAGATGAACCAACACATCGTCCCCATAATAGAAACATCGTCAGTAACAGGAGAGGGACTAGAATTACTAGATGAATTATTCCTAAATTTAAAAATCCCAGAAAACGCATCAGAGGACAAAAAACCATTCATGATGTACATAGATAAGGTTTATTCCGTGAAGGGCGTGGGAACAGTGGTCAGCGGCACCATAAGACAAGGAAGGGTTAAAAAAGGCGAAAAATTACTCCTCGGACCATTCCACACAGGAGAATTCAAAGAAGTGAAAGTTAAATCCATTGAAATGCACCACTACCAGATTGGATGCGCGGAACCAGGCCACATCGTTGGAATATCAATTGCAGGAGCATCACCACAAGAAATCGAAAGAGGCATGATACTAGCCCACCCAGAATACAATCCCAAAGCCGTGAGAGAATTCGAAGCAGAAGTAGCAATCCTAGTACACCCAACAACAATAAAAGCCGGATATGAGAGCGTTACACACATAGAAACCATCGCAGAGACAACAATACTAGAACCCCTCGACCAGGAATTCATGTCCGCCGGGGACAAAGGAAAAGTCAGAATGCGATTCAAATACAGGCCACACCATGTAAAAGAGGGACAAAAACTAATATTCAGAGAAGGAAGAAGTAAAGGTATAGGTTCTATAACAAAGATCATAGAGAACCTCTAA
- a CDS encoding TIGR00269 family protein, which translates to MGEVDFNMKLEERIRELIRDYRLIEEGELVAVALSGGKDSLLVLHVLTALRDDFGFDIVAITVDEGIRDYREKGLDAARYNTKLLGVELVEKSFKEEFDFSLDEVYGIFKSPCIPCGVFRRHILNRTARSLGADKIATGHNMDDEIQSFMMSLVRGDTRKFSKFGPKLEVIHPKLIPRIKPLWNTSEKETKKWAILNNIRVHLEDCPYSSLSLRSRVKKFLNRIELKRPGTKDLIMKSFIKTFKIEQEDVELFECEVCGEPASMGTCKACELLSVIRGSL; encoded by the coding sequence ATGGGAGAAGTAGACTTTAACATGAAATTAGAAGAGAGAATCAGGGAACTTATAAGGGATTATAGGCTCATAGAAGAGGGTGAATTAGTAGCTGTGGCACTCTCAGGTGGAAAAGATAGTCTACTCGTATTACACGTCCTAACTGCCCTTAGAGATGATTTTGGTTTTGATATTGTCGCCATAACCGTTGACGAGGGTATAAGAGATTATAGAGAGAAGGGCTTAGATGCTGCACGTTACAATACAAAACTTTTAGGCGTTGAATTGGTTGAAAAATCCTTCAAGGAAGAATTCGATTTTTCATTGGATGAAGTTTATGGGATTTTTAAGAGTCCATGTATCCCCTGTGGGGTTTTCCGAAGGCATATACTGAATAGGACCGCCCGCAGTCTAGGAGCTGATAAGATAGCCACTGGACATAACATGGATGACGAGATACAATCATTTATGATGAGCCTAGTTAGGGGTGATACGCGCAAATTTTCCAAGTTCGGCCCTAAATTGGAGGTGATCCATCCCAAGCTTATACCTAGGATAAAACCCTTATGGAATACAAGTGAAAAAGAAACCAAAAAATGGGCCATCCTCAATAATATTAGGGTTCATTTGGAGGATTGTCCCTATTCTAGTTTATCCCTCAGATCAAGGGTTAAGAAATTTCTTAACAGGATAGAGTTGAAGAGGCCTGGAACCAAGGACTTAATCATGAAATCCTTCATTAAAACTTTTAAAATTGAACAGGAGGATGTTGAACTTTTTGAATGTGAAGTTTGTGGGGAGCCGGCTTCTATGGGGACTTGTAAAGCCTGTGAACTGTTATCTGTGATTAGAGGTTCTCTATGA
- a CDS encoding MTH1187 family thiamine-binding protein, translated as MITAELTIIPIGTGDTSLSDYIAAAIKAIEKKNIKYEISGMGTQIEAKDLEDILDAIKAAHEAVFKLDCDRVYTTVKIDDRRDVEKTLKDKITSVKSKL; from the coding sequence TTGATAACAGCAGAATTAACCATAATCCCCATAGGAACTGGGGATACAAGTTTAAGTGATTATATAGCTGCTGCGATAAAAGCAATAGAGAAAAAGAATATCAAATATGAAATATCTGGTATGGGGACGCAGATAGAAGCCAAGGACCTTGAGGACATCCTAGACGCCATAAAAGCGGCTCACGAAGCCGTATTCAAATTAGATTGTGATAGGGTGTACACCACAGTCAAAATAGATGATAGAAGAGATGTTGAAAAAACTCTAAAAGATAAAATAACCTCTGTGAAGAGCAAACTCTAA
- a CDS encoding DegT/DnrJ/EryC1/StrS aminotransferase family protein, which translates to MIPIASPIIEDDEIREVVKVLRSGFLAQGPKVEEFEKAFADYTNSEYAVATSSGTTALHVALSAAGVGKGDEVITTPFSFAATANAALYVGARPVFVDIDPLTYNIDPERIEDAITEDTKAIIVVHLYGQPAEMNHIIDIGEDHGLIVIEDAAQAHGALYHKKKVGSLGDIGCFSFYPTKNITTGEGGMITTDDEDIAHLARMIRSHGESERYEHVILGYNFRMTDIAAAIGIVQLKKLDKFNSKRIENAKYLTENLKDFEHITTPYVMDDVKHVFHQYTVRVENREKWIEHFKREGIGTGVYYPKPIYRQPLYEDLGLGVSCPEAEKASGEVLSLPVHPSLGVEELDRIIDAVENFQI; encoded by the coding sequence ATGATACCAATCGCGAGTCCGATAATAGAAGATGATGAAATCCGAGAAGTAGTAAAAGTATTACGTTCAGGTTTCCTCGCCCAAGGCCCCAAGGTCGAGGAATTTGAAAAAGCATTTGCCGATTACACCAACAGTGAATATGCCGTGGCTACAAGTTCTGGTACAACCGCATTACACGTTGCATTATCCGCGGCTGGTGTGGGTAAAGGCGATGAGGTTATAACCACGCCTTTTAGTTTCGCGGCAACAGCAAATGCAGCCTTATATGTGGGGGCCCGGCCAGTTTTTGTTGATATAGACCCCCTAACCTACAATATAGACCCTGAGAGGATAGAAGATGCTATAACAGAGGATACAAAGGCTATAATAGTTGTTCACCTTTATGGGCAGCCGGCTGAAATGAACCATATCATAGATATAGGTGAAGATCATGGACTCATAGTTATTGAGGATGCTGCCCAGGCACATGGAGCATTATATCATAAGAAGAAGGTGGGTTCATTGGGTGATATTGGATGTTTCAGTTTTTATCCTACGAAGAATATCACCACAGGTGAAGGGGGGATGATAACAACTGATGATGAGGATATAGCCCACCTTGCTAGGATGATAAGGTCTCATGGTGAAAGTGAACGTTATGAACACGTGATCCTAGGATACAATTTTAGGATGACTGATATAGCAGCTGCCATTGGGATTGTTCAACTTAAAAAGCTTGACAAGTTCAATAGTAAAAGGATAGAAAATGCAAAATATTTAACAGAGAATCTTAAGGACTTTGAGCATATCACAACCCCATATGTCATGGATGATGTTAAGCATGTCTTCCACCAGTATACTGTAAGGGTTGAGAACAGGGAAAAATGGATAGAACATTTTAAAAGAGAGGGTATAGGGACTGGAGTGTATTATCCGAAGCCGATCTATCGTCAACCGTTATATGAGGATCTTGGTTTAGGGGTTAGTTGTCCAGAGGCTGAGAAGGCCTCTGGGGAGGTATTGTCATTACCAGTGCATCCTAGCTTAGGCGTTGAGGAGCTTGATAGGATAATCGATGCGGTTGAGAATTTCCAAATTTAG
- a CDS encoding CPBP family intramembrane glutamic endopeptidase yields MESGRGIKEDPGKVNCPWCGTLNRGTARFCIFCGRRLGDQAYNGPRFLFNAREGNNSLWRYILTIILTLGVSSILTGIILGIFLGIILLLSHRTSDIFNMLSNPFYLLIIAGMVFFVAYIFLYLSVRFLHNRSFKSLINTGREIDWKRIMRGAVVWFSILSIFDIIYFIVSPGSFRFSFEPHSFFILSFIALIVFPIQASFEEVFFRGYLLQAFGLILKSPFLVLVVNSLIFAGFHWWNGSNLTMSLSIVTSAFIIGLMLGLITLADDGIELAVGIHIINNLYVSLIHNSPDSGIGNLPSLVVTPQDPYLSPIILIAAVLTAIFILFRNRREDILKVFK; encoded by the coding sequence ATGGAGTCAGGTAGAGGAATAAAAGAGGATCCTGGGAAGGTAAATTGTCCATGGTGTGGTACTTTAAATCGGGGAACTGCTAGATTTTGCATTTTTTGCGGCAGAAGATTAGGGGACCAGGCATATAATGGGCCAAGGTTTTTATTTAATGCTAGGGAGGGTAATAATAGTCTATGGAGGTATATTCTAACCATAATATTAACCCTTGGAGTTTCCAGCATCCTTACAGGGATAATATTAGGCATATTCCTTGGGATTATTCTTCTTTTATCCCATAGGACATCTGATATTTTTAACATGTTATCTAATCCATTTTATCTGCTTATAATCGCTGGTATGGTGTTCTTTGTGGCCTATATTTTCCTTTATCTATCTGTAAGGTTCTTGCATAATAGAAGCTTCAAATCCCTCATAAATACTGGTCGGGAAATTGACTGGAAAAGGATAATGAGAGGGGCTGTTGTATGGTTTTCGATACTCTCAATCTTTGATATCATATATTTTATAGTAAGCCCGGGATCATTTAGATTTTCATTCGAACCGCACAGCTTCTTCATATTATCTTTTATAGCCCTTATTGTATTCCCAATACAAGCATCCTTCGAGGAGGTTTTTTTCAGAGGATACCTCCTACAAGCTTTTGGTTTAATATTAAAGAGTCCATTTTTGGTCTTGGTCGTGAATTCATTGATATTCGCTGGATTTCACTGGTGGAATGGGAGCAATCTGACAATGAGCTTATCTATTGTGACAAGCGCGTTTATAATAGGTTTAATGTTAGGTTTAATCACACTCGCAGATGATGGTATAGAATTGGCTGTGGGTATCCATATAATCAATAACCTTTATGTGAGTTTAATCCATAATTCCCCTGATAGTGGAATAGGCAACTTGCCATCCCTAGTGGTAACCCCCCAGGACCCCTACCTTTCACCTATCATACTCATAGCCGCTGTCCTAACTGCAATATTCATACTATTTAGAAATAGGAGAGAAGATATTCTCAAAGTATTTAAGTGA
- a CDS encoding tRNA (guanine(10)-N(2))-dimethyltransferase, producing MMTINEGIVTVKIPSFHKISSKAPVFYNPNMELNRDISVLAIQQFQKEKKSKIKIADLFAGSGIRGIRYRLEIEGVESVLANDINPVAVEFIEENSKLNNAPVDITMEDANILLRRNRGIFDVVDIDPFGTPSPFIESAGYSLKKDSLLCVTATDTSSLCGTYKNPCIRKYNAVPLKTEYCHENGLRILVGFTSLTLAKYKKYIKSRLAYSSQHYMRIYLEIGKGAAKADKSLKENIGFIYHCHNCLYRNLEHGMLPILPKKCPKCGGRLDFSGPLWIGELEDESFIKGMIRSLPEKTLNKKKEALKLLKLLEEEAGMPPTFYDIHKICSKMRISAPPLKKVMENLQEKGFKVVRSHCRATGIKTNASIMELKKSIKEVYS from the coding sequence ATGATGACAATAAATGAGGGTATAGTAACAGTCAAAATTCCCAGTTTCCATAAGATTTCCTCAAAAGCTCCCGTATTCTATAATCCCAATATGGAGCTTAACAGGGATATATCAGTCTTGGCAATTCAACAATTCCAAAAAGAGAAAAAATCCAAGATAAAAATAGCCGATCTCTTTGCCGGTAGCGGTATAAGGGGTATAAGATACCGTCTCGAAATAGAAGGAGTTGAAAGCGTCCTGGCCAATGATATAAACCCAGTTGCAGTGGAATTCATAGAAGAAAATAGTAAACTCAACAATGCCCCTGTTGATATAACAATGGAGGACGCTAACATCCTACTCCGAAGGAATAGGGGCATTTTTGATGTTGTTGATATAGACCCCTTCGGCACACCATCCCCTTTTATAGAATCGGCTGGTTATTCCCTCAAAAAAGACTCATTATTATGTGTCACTGCAACAGACACTTCTAGTCTCTGCGGCACATACAAAAACCCTTGTATAAGGAAATATAATGCAGTGCCTTTAAAGACAGAATACTGCCATGAAAATGGTCTGAGAATACTGGTAGGTTTCACAAGTTTAACCCTTGCAAAGTATAAAAAATATATCAAAAGCAGGTTAGCTTATAGTAGCCAACATTATATGCGCATTTACCTGGAAATTGGCAAAGGAGCGGCTAAGGCAGATAAATCCCTCAAAGAAAACATTGGATTCATATACCATTGCCACAATTGCCTATACCGGAACCTAGAACATGGTATGCTCCCAATTTTGCCAAAAAAATGCCCTAAATGTGGTGGAAGATTGGATTTTAGCGGCCCTCTTTGGATAGGGGAATTGGAGGATGAAAGTTTCATCAAGGGAATGATAAGATCGCTGCCCGAAAAGACTTTGAACAAGAAAAAAGAAGCCCTAAAATTATTAAAACTTTTAGAAGAGGAGGCTGGGATGCCTCCAACATTCTATGATATCCATAAAATCTGCAGCAAAATGAGGATAAGCGCCCCACCCCTCAAAAAAGTCATGGAGAACCTACAAGAAAAAGGTTTTAAAGTGGTTCGAAGCCACTGCAGAGCCACTGGTATAAAAACCAACGCCTCGATAATGGAATTAAAAAAATCAATCAAAGAAGTCTATTCATAA